In a genomic window of Gambusia affinis linkage group LG04, SWU_Gaff_1.0, whole genome shotgun sequence:
- the mgat3b gene encoding beta-1,4-mannosyl-glycoprotein 4-beta-N-acetylglucosaminyltransferase isoform X2 — MKMRRHRVFLLCTVGLCVISFLHYYKALHYVSLLRELSAPYPNIKSFIMVSGFFWREKGVAATPLSPASPEEAPPLPVLRQGAVKPGGGAGSLGDGGGGGGAVDPGALDANVRVAGMAGLEQFEVRAMKEPEPPRPWEKPEENQLGDSPREKQIDHRHIEPNLQNLREQLGKEKLSDPIKSMGDLHTRSHQLQDDKTSYFVRTSRGAYCFRQGTEIKESSVKAAAGAAGDVLEVDKAAQRKLLGLQQQQPGKAKGKGQPLGSRKQLVKCVCRPGWHGPYCGVPTMVYHSNLPTKERLTPRKTPRRVINGININHEFDLLHTRFHELSQAVDLFLVCESNFTAYGEKRPLSFLRLLLNGTYDYVRHKILYVFLDHFPDGGRQDGWIADDYLRTFLTRNGLSRVKGARSDDVFVINDADEIPAQEGLLFLKLFDGWTEPFAIHMRKSLYGFFWKQLGTLEVVSGCTLGMLRDVYDGDGIKLRRREYYTMPGFRKYENDTGHILVQWSMGSPFHFAGWHCSWCFTPEGIYFKLVSAQNGDFPRWGDYEDKRDLNYIRDLIRTGGWFDGSVQEYPPVDPKEHMFAPKYMLENRERYHYLLENPYIHTVQNE; from the exons ATGAAAATGCGGCGGCACAGAGTGTTCTTGCTGTGCACGGTGGGTCTGTGTGTCATCTCCTTCCTCCATTACTACAAGGCCCTGCACTACGTCTCCCTGCTGCGCGAGCTCTCCGCTCCGTACCCCAACATCAAGTCCTTCATCATGGTCTCGGGCTTCTTCTGGAGGGAGAAGGGCGTCGCTGCCACCCCGCTCAGTCCCGCCTCTCCCGAAGAGGCCCCGCCGCTGCCCGTCCTCCGCCAGGGCGCGGTGAAGCCCGGCGGAGGGGCGGGGTCTTTGGGGGACGGAGGCGGAGGAGGGGGAGCGGTAGACCCTGGAGCGTTGGACGCCAACGTCAGAGTCGCCGGCATGGCCGGCCTTGAACAATTCGAGGTGAGGGCGATGAAGGAGCCGGAGCCTCCACGTCCCTGGGAAAAACCAGAGGAGAACCAGCTGGGAGACTCGCCAAGAGAG AAACAAATTGACCATCGTCACATTGAGCCCAACCTACAAAACCTGCGGGAACAattaggaaaagaaaagctgtcCGACCCGATAAAGTCCATGGGAGACCTTCACACCCGCAGTCACCAGCTCCAGGATGACAAAACCTCGTATTTTGTGCGTACGAGTCGTGGGGCCTACTGTTTCAGACAGGGGACGGAGATCAAGGAATCCTCTGTGAAAGCAGCAGCGGGTGCAGCTGGTGACGTTTTGGAAGTGGATAAAGCCGCTCAGCGGAAACTTCTGgggcttcagcagcagcagcccggAAAGGCAAAGGGCAAAGGTCAGCCTTTGggcagcaggaagcagctggTGAAGTGTGTTTGCCGGCCGGGCTGGCATGGACCTTACTGTGGGGTTCCCACCATGGTGTACCACTCCAACCTGCCGACGAAGGAGCGGCTGACGCCCAGAAAGACGCCGCGGAGAGTCATCAACGGCATCAACATCAACCACGAGTTCGACCTGCTGCACACGCGCTTTCACGAGCTTTCGCAGGCCGTGGATTTGTTCCTGGTGTGCGAGTCAAACTTTACCGCCTATGGAGAGAAACGGCCGCTGAG TTTCCTGCGTCTCCTTCTGAACGGAACGTACGACTACGTCCGTCATAAGATCCTCTACGTGTTCCTCGACCACTTCCCCGACGGCGGCCGGCAGGACGGATGGATAGCCGACGACTATCTGCGGACGTTCCTGACGCGGAACGGCTTGTCCAGGGTCAAGGGGGCAAGATCGGATGACGTGTTCGTCATCAACGACGCCGACGAAATCCCGGCGCAGGAAGGCCTCCTTTTCCTCAAGCTGTTCGACGGCTGGACCGAACCGTTCGCCATACACATGCGAAAG TCTTTGTACGGCTTCTTCTGGAAGCAGCTCGGGACTCTGGAGGTGGTGTCCGGCTGCACGCTCGGGATGCTCCGCGACGTCTACGACGGCGACGGCATCAAGCTGCGGCGCCGCGAGTACTACACCATGCCGGGCTTCCGCAAGTACGAGAACGACACGGGCCACATCCTGGTGCAGTGGTCGATGGGGAGCCCCTTCCACTTCGCCGGCTGGCACTGCTCCTGGTGCTTCACGCCCGAGGGGATTTACTTCAAGCTGGTGTCGGCGCAGAACGGGGACTTCCCCAGGTGGGGAGACTACGAAGACAAACGCGACCTCAACTACATCCGGGACCTGATCCGGACAGGGGGCTGGTTTGACGGCTCCGTGCAGGAATATCCCCCTGTGGACCCCAAAGAGCACATGTTCGCCCCCAAGTACATGCTGGAGAACCGTGAAAGGTATCACTACCTCCTAGAGAACCCTTATATACACACAGTCCAGAACGAATGA
- the mgat3b gene encoding beta-1,4-mannosyl-glycoprotein 4-beta-N-acetylglucosaminyltransferase isoform X1, producing MAWLRWLRVSGLLNSPQKWWRPLHPMKMRRHRVFLLCTVGLCVISFLHYYKALHYVSLLRELSAPYPNIKSFIMVSGFFWREKGVAATPLSPASPEEAPPLPVLRQGAVKPGGGAGSLGDGGGGGGAVDPGALDANVRVAGMAGLEQFEVRAMKEPEPPRPWEKPEENQLGDSPREKQIDHRHIEPNLQNLREQLGKEKLSDPIKSMGDLHTRSHQLQDDKTSYFVRTSRGAYCFRQGTEIKESSVKAAAGAAGDVLEVDKAAQRKLLGLQQQQPGKAKGKGQPLGSRKQLVKCVCRPGWHGPYCGVPTMVYHSNLPTKERLTPRKTPRRVINGININHEFDLLHTRFHELSQAVDLFLVCESNFTAYGEKRPLSFLRLLLNGTYDYVRHKILYVFLDHFPDGGRQDGWIADDYLRTFLTRNGLSRVKGARSDDVFVINDADEIPAQEGLLFLKLFDGWTEPFAIHMRKSLYGFFWKQLGTLEVVSGCTLGMLRDVYDGDGIKLRRREYYTMPGFRKYENDTGHILVQWSMGSPFHFAGWHCSWCFTPEGIYFKLVSAQNGDFPRWGDYEDKRDLNYIRDLIRTGGWFDGSVQEYPPVDPKEHMFAPKYMLENRERYHYLLENPYIHTVQNE from the exons ATGGCTTGGCTTAGGTGGCTCAGGGTATCTGGCCTGCTGAATTCACCGCAAAAATGGTGGCGGCCGCTCCATCC GATGAAAATGCGGCGGCACAGAGTGTTCTTGCTGTGCACGGTGGGTCTGTGTGTCATCTCCTTCCTCCATTACTACAAGGCCCTGCACTACGTCTCCCTGCTGCGCGAGCTCTCCGCTCCGTACCCCAACATCAAGTCCTTCATCATGGTCTCGGGCTTCTTCTGGAGGGAGAAGGGCGTCGCTGCCACCCCGCTCAGTCCCGCCTCTCCCGAAGAGGCCCCGCCGCTGCCCGTCCTCCGCCAGGGCGCGGTGAAGCCCGGCGGAGGGGCGGGGTCTTTGGGGGACGGAGGCGGAGGAGGGGGAGCGGTAGACCCTGGAGCGTTGGACGCCAACGTCAGAGTCGCCGGCATGGCCGGCCTTGAACAATTCGAGGTGAGGGCGATGAAGGAGCCGGAGCCTCCACGTCCCTGGGAAAAACCAGAGGAGAACCAGCTGGGAGACTCGCCAAGAGAG AAACAAATTGACCATCGTCACATTGAGCCCAACCTACAAAACCTGCGGGAACAattaggaaaagaaaagctgtcCGACCCGATAAAGTCCATGGGAGACCTTCACACCCGCAGTCACCAGCTCCAGGATGACAAAACCTCGTATTTTGTGCGTACGAGTCGTGGGGCCTACTGTTTCAGACAGGGGACGGAGATCAAGGAATCCTCTGTGAAAGCAGCAGCGGGTGCAGCTGGTGACGTTTTGGAAGTGGATAAAGCCGCTCAGCGGAAACTTCTGgggcttcagcagcagcagcccggAAAGGCAAAGGGCAAAGGTCAGCCTTTGggcagcaggaagcagctggTGAAGTGTGTTTGCCGGCCGGGCTGGCATGGACCTTACTGTGGGGTTCCCACCATGGTGTACCACTCCAACCTGCCGACGAAGGAGCGGCTGACGCCCAGAAAGACGCCGCGGAGAGTCATCAACGGCATCAACATCAACCACGAGTTCGACCTGCTGCACACGCGCTTTCACGAGCTTTCGCAGGCCGTGGATTTGTTCCTGGTGTGCGAGTCAAACTTTACCGCCTATGGAGAGAAACGGCCGCTGAG TTTCCTGCGTCTCCTTCTGAACGGAACGTACGACTACGTCCGTCATAAGATCCTCTACGTGTTCCTCGACCACTTCCCCGACGGCGGCCGGCAGGACGGATGGATAGCCGACGACTATCTGCGGACGTTCCTGACGCGGAACGGCTTGTCCAGGGTCAAGGGGGCAAGATCGGATGACGTGTTCGTCATCAACGACGCCGACGAAATCCCGGCGCAGGAAGGCCTCCTTTTCCTCAAGCTGTTCGACGGCTGGACCGAACCGTTCGCCATACACATGCGAAAG TCTTTGTACGGCTTCTTCTGGAAGCAGCTCGGGACTCTGGAGGTGGTGTCCGGCTGCACGCTCGGGATGCTCCGCGACGTCTACGACGGCGACGGCATCAAGCTGCGGCGCCGCGAGTACTACACCATGCCGGGCTTCCGCAAGTACGAGAACGACACGGGCCACATCCTGGTGCAGTGGTCGATGGGGAGCCCCTTCCACTTCGCCGGCTGGCACTGCTCCTGGTGCTTCACGCCCGAGGGGATTTACTTCAAGCTGGTGTCGGCGCAGAACGGGGACTTCCCCAGGTGGGGAGACTACGAAGACAAACGCGACCTCAACTACATCCGGGACCTGATCCGGACAGGGGGCTGGTTTGACGGCTCCGTGCAGGAATATCCCCCTGTGGACCCCAAAGAGCACATGTTCGCCCCCAAGTACATGCTGGAGAACCGTGAAAGGTATCACTACCTCCTAGAGAACCCTTATATACACACAGTCCAGAACGAATGA
- the mgat3b gene encoding beta-1,4-mannosyl-glycoprotein 4-beta-N-acetylglucosaminyltransferase isoform X3 gives MAWLRWLRVSGLLNSPQKWWRPLHPMKMRRHRVFLLCTVGLCVISFLHYYKALHYVSLLRELSAPYPNIKSFIMVSGFFWREKGVAATPLSPASPEEAPPLPVLRQGAVKPGGGAGSLGDGGGGGGAVDPGALDANVRVAGMAGLEQFEKQIDHRHIEPNLQNLREQLGKEKLSDPIKSMGDLHTRSHQLQDDKTSYFVRTSRGAYCFRQGTEIKESSVKAAAGAAGDVLEVDKAAQRKLLGLQQQQPGKAKGKGQPLGSRKQLVKCVCRPGWHGPYCGVPTMVYHSNLPTKERLTPRKTPRRVINGININHEFDLLHTRFHELSQAVDLFLVCESNFTAYGEKRPLSFLRLLLNGTYDYVRHKILYVFLDHFPDGGRQDGWIADDYLRTFLTRNGLSRVKGARSDDVFVINDADEIPAQEGLLFLKLFDGWTEPFAIHMRKSLYGFFWKQLGTLEVVSGCTLGMLRDVYDGDGIKLRRREYYTMPGFRKYENDTGHILVQWSMGSPFHFAGWHCSWCFTPEGIYFKLVSAQNGDFPRWGDYEDKRDLNYIRDLIRTGGWFDGSVQEYPPVDPKEHMFAPKYMLENRERYHYLLENPYIHTVQNE, from the exons ATGGCTTGGCTTAGGTGGCTCAGGGTATCTGGCCTGCTGAATTCACCGCAAAAATGGTGGCGGCCGCTCCATCC GATGAAAATGCGGCGGCACAGAGTGTTCTTGCTGTGCACGGTGGGTCTGTGTGTCATCTCCTTCCTCCATTACTACAAGGCCCTGCACTACGTCTCCCTGCTGCGCGAGCTCTCCGCTCCGTACCCCAACATCAAGTCCTTCATCATGGTCTCGGGCTTCTTCTGGAGGGAGAAGGGCGTCGCTGCCACCCCGCTCAGTCCCGCCTCTCCCGAAGAGGCCCCGCCGCTGCCCGTCCTCCGCCAGGGCGCGGTGAAGCCCGGCGGAGGGGCGGGGTCTTTGGGGGACGGAGGCGGAGGAGGGGGAGCGGTAGACCCTGGAGCGTTGGACGCCAACGTCAGAGTCGCCGGCATGGCCGGCCTTGAACAATTCGAG AAACAAATTGACCATCGTCACATTGAGCCCAACCTACAAAACCTGCGGGAACAattaggaaaagaaaagctgtcCGACCCGATAAAGTCCATGGGAGACCTTCACACCCGCAGTCACCAGCTCCAGGATGACAAAACCTCGTATTTTGTGCGTACGAGTCGTGGGGCCTACTGTTTCAGACAGGGGACGGAGATCAAGGAATCCTCTGTGAAAGCAGCAGCGGGTGCAGCTGGTGACGTTTTGGAAGTGGATAAAGCCGCTCAGCGGAAACTTCTGgggcttcagcagcagcagcccggAAAGGCAAAGGGCAAAGGTCAGCCTTTGggcagcaggaagcagctggTGAAGTGTGTTTGCCGGCCGGGCTGGCATGGACCTTACTGTGGGGTTCCCACCATGGTGTACCACTCCAACCTGCCGACGAAGGAGCGGCTGACGCCCAGAAAGACGCCGCGGAGAGTCATCAACGGCATCAACATCAACCACGAGTTCGACCTGCTGCACACGCGCTTTCACGAGCTTTCGCAGGCCGTGGATTTGTTCCTGGTGTGCGAGTCAAACTTTACCGCCTATGGAGAGAAACGGCCGCTGAG TTTCCTGCGTCTCCTTCTGAACGGAACGTACGACTACGTCCGTCATAAGATCCTCTACGTGTTCCTCGACCACTTCCCCGACGGCGGCCGGCAGGACGGATGGATAGCCGACGACTATCTGCGGACGTTCCTGACGCGGAACGGCTTGTCCAGGGTCAAGGGGGCAAGATCGGATGACGTGTTCGTCATCAACGACGCCGACGAAATCCCGGCGCAGGAAGGCCTCCTTTTCCTCAAGCTGTTCGACGGCTGGACCGAACCGTTCGCCATACACATGCGAAAG TCTTTGTACGGCTTCTTCTGGAAGCAGCTCGGGACTCTGGAGGTGGTGTCCGGCTGCACGCTCGGGATGCTCCGCGACGTCTACGACGGCGACGGCATCAAGCTGCGGCGCCGCGAGTACTACACCATGCCGGGCTTCCGCAAGTACGAGAACGACACGGGCCACATCCTGGTGCAGTGGTCGATGGGGAGCCCCTTCCACTTCGCCGGCTGGCACTGCTCCTGGTGCTTCACGCCCGAGGGGATTTACTTCAAGCTGGTGTCGGCGCAGAACGGGGACTTCCCCAGGTGGGGAGACTACGAAGACAAACGCGACCTCAACTACATCCGGGACCTGATCCGGACAGGGGGCTGGTTTGACGGCTCCGTGCAGGAATATCCCCCTGTGGACCCCAAAGAGCACATGTTCGCCCCCAAGTACATGCTGGAGAACCGTGAAAGGTATCACTACCTCCTAGAGAACCCTTATATACACACAGTCCAGAACGAATGA